In the Drosophila gunungcola strain Sukarami unplaced genomic scaffold, Dgunungcola_SK_2 000001F, whole genome shotgun sequence genome, one interval contains:
- the LOC128261387 gene encoding trans-1,2-dihydrobenzene-1,2-diol dehydrogenase, which translates to MSKLIRWGIASAGKISEDFVIALSTLPASDHKVQAVAARSLDRAQEFATKHSIPKALGSYEELAKSGDVDVVYIGTLNPQHYEVAVLMLNNGKHVLCEKPLAMNKKQVEGILAAAKANKRFFMEAVWSRFFPSYQHVKELISSGQLGQIKDVEVNFGFPLEHVERLQKRELGGGVVYDLGVYTIQASQWAFQEKPEKIESKGSLNAEGIDDDVSATLTYSGGRTARMRFSSKEKLSNTAVIKGSKGQVTLIDFWTPNKLIDIDGQEKEWLPPKGKYATNYANSEAMRYEAEAVRQSILAGDVENKNMTYADSLLFAEIEDTIRKQIGVLNKFDEE; encoded by the exons ATGTCGAAACTCATCCGTTGGGGAATCGCTTCAGCCGGCAAGATCAGCGAAGATTTCGTCATCGCCCTGAGCACCCTGCCCGCCAGCGACCACAAGGTCCAGGCTGTCGCCGCCAGATCCCTGGATCGGGCCCAGGAGTTCGCCACCAAGCACTCCATCCCAAAGGCCCTCGGAAGCTACGAGGAGCTGGCCAAGAGCGGCGATGTCG ATGTGGTCTACATTGGAACGTTGAACCCCCAGCACTACGAGGTGGCTGTGCTGATGCTGAACAATGGCAAACATGTGCTCTGCGAGAAGCCTCTGGCCATGAACAAGAAGCAGGTGGAGGGCATCCTGGCTGCTGCCAAGGCCAACAAGCGCTTCTTCATGGAGGCCGTGTGGTCCCGATTTTTCCCCTCGTACCAGCACGTCAAGGAGCTCATCTCCAGCGGTCAACTTGGTCAAATTAAGGATGTGGAGGTCAACTTTGGCTTCCCATTGGAACATGTGGAACGCCTGCA AAAACGCGAGTTGGGAGGCGGCGTAGTCTACGATCTGGGAGTTTACACCATCCAGGCTTCCCAGTGGGCTTTCCAGGAGAAGCCGGAGAAGATCGAGTCCAAGGGAAGCCTCAACGCTGAGGGCATCGATGATGACGTGAGTGCCACGTTGACCTACAGCGGCGGACGTACCGCTCGCATGCGATTCTCGTCCAAGGAGAAACTGTCCAACACCGCCGTGATCAAGGGCAGCAAAGGACAAGTTACC CTGATTGACTTCTGGACACCCAACAAGCTGATCGACATCGATGGCCAGGAGAAGGAGTGGCTGCCGCCCAAGGGCAAGTACGCGACCAACTACGCCAATTCCGAGGCCATGAGATACGAGGCGGAGGCAGTGCGTCAGTCCATCCTCGCCGGCGATGTGGAGAACAAGAACATGACCTACGCCGACAGTTTGCTCTTCGCCGAGATCGA